In Altererythrobacter aquiaggeris, the genomic stretch ACCTTGTTCACGGTGGTTGCCTGAACGCTTTTGGGTAGTCCGGCCTTGATCGCTGCCTGACGGGCGGGTGCCTGGCCAAGGCCCGCGGGCAGAACACAGCCCATATAAATACGGTCCGCATCACCGCCATCGATTCCGGCGCGTTCAACCGCCGCCTTGACCGCAGCGGCGCCCAGATCCGTTGCCGATGCGTCGGCCAGTGCACCTTGCATACTGCCCATGGGGGTGCGCGCATAGCTGAGGATAACGATCGGGTCGGCTGCGGAAAATGCGGTCATGAAGCTGGTCTTTCTGTTCGTACTGGGCGTTTGGCGCCGGGTCATCCGCAACCTAATGCTGCGCCGCGGCATTGGCAATGCACACAGGGTTGGCTGGCACGCTGCGGACATGGACACTTGCGCCGCATGGTGCGTTAGGGTCATAAAGTGGCAAGATAAAACCGGAGATTTTCAGATGACCGAAGCGACCCCGATGCAAATGGCGCTTGATGCCCAGCGTAATGCGTTCACCGAAGCGAGGCCTGAAGACCTTTCGGTGCGCCGCGACAGAATAAAGCGCACAATTGCCCTGTTGGCCGATAATGCCGACGCGCTGTGCGATGCGATGAGCGAAGATTTCGGGAACCGCAGCCGCAAACAAAGCATGATGACCGATATTGCCGGCACAATAACCTTCGGCAAATACTGCCTCAAAAACATGGACAAGTGGTCGCGGCCCGACAAGCGCAAACTCCAGTTCCCGCTCGGCCTGTTAGGGGCAAAGGGCGAAGTACGGTTTGAACCCAAGGGCGTTATCGGCATCCTGAGCCCGTGGAATTTTCCGATCAACCTGTCATTCGGTCCGCTGATGCAGATTTTTGCAGCGGGTAACCGTTCGATGATCAAGCCAAGCGAGTTCACCGAAGCCACAAGCGAACTGAGCAAAGAGCTGGTAGAAAAATACTTCGCGCCGGAAGAGCTGATCGTGTTTACCGGCAGCCCCGAAGTGGCGCAGGAATTTTCCGGCCTTGCGTTTGACCATCTGGTGTTCACCGGATCAACCGCCACCGGCCGCAAGGTCATGGAAGCAGCGGCGAAGAATCTGGTCCCGGTGACGTTGGAACTGGGCGGAAAATCGCCCGTCGTCCTCGGGCGTAGCGCCGATCTCAAAAAGGCTGGTGAGCGCATTGCGCTGGGCAAGATGCTCAATGCCGGGCAAATCTGTCTTGCTCCCGATTATATGCTTGTGCCCGAAGATCTCGAGGAGGGCGCAATTGCCGCCGTCGAGTTGAGCGCCCGCGAGATGTATCCCACGCTGCTGGACAATGATGATTATGCTTCGATCGTGACGGATCGTCATTTTGACCGGCTTCAGGATCTGGTGAAAGACGCGCGGCAAAAAGGCGCTGAAGTTATTGAGGTCAATCCGGCAGACGAAGATTTTTCAAACACCAATTCCCGCAAAATGCCGCTGACCATTTTGCGAAACGTAACCGATGATATGCTGGCCATGGAGGAAGAGATTTTTGGGCCGGTCCTGCCGATAAAAACCTACAAAGCGGTCGATGAGGCGGTTAATTACGTCAATCGGAATGACCGCCCGTTGGGGCTTTATTACTTCGGCACCGATGACAGTGAGCGGGAAAAGGTTTTGCAAGGCACTGCTT encodes the following:
- a CDS encoding coniferyl aldehyde dehydrogenase, yielding MDTCAAWCVRVIKWQDKTGDFQMTEATPMQMALDAQRNAFTEARPEDLSVRRDRIKRTIALLADNADALCDAMSEDFGNRSRKQSMMTDIAGTITFGKYCLKNMDKWSRPDKRKLQFPLGLLGAKGEVRFEPKGVIGILSPWNFPINLSFGPLMQIFAAGNRSMIKPSEFTEATSELSKELVEKYFAPEELIVFTGSPEVAQEFSGLAFDHLVFTGSTATGRKVMEAAAKNLVPVTLELGGKSPVVLGRSADLKKAGERIALGKMLNAGQICLAPDYMLVPEDLEEGAIAAVELSAREMYPTLLDNDDYASIVTDRHFDRLQDLVKDARQKGAEVIEVNPADEDFSNTNSRKMPLTILRNVTDDMLAMEEEIFGPVLPIKTYKAVDEAVNYVNRNDRPLGLYYFGTDDSEREKVLQGTASGGVTVNDVVFHVSMEDLPFGGVGPSGMGSYHGPEGFKEFSHARSVYTQSKLDIAGIAGLKPPYGAKTDKALAMQMKK